GGCCCGTGCGTGAAGCCGCAGGGATGCAGCGTCATCATCCCCGGATGGATGTTGTCGCGCGACATGAATTTGCCGTGGTGATAGAAGATCGCCTCGTCGTAATCGTCGTTGTTGTGGAAAAACGGCAACTTTAGCGCGCCGGGATCGCTCTCGGCCGGCCGCGGCGTGAAGGTGCAGACGACGAAACGGCCGGCGAGGAAGGTCGTATGCGCCGAGGGCGGCAGGTGGACGCGGTGGCTCATCAGCGGCCTGATATCACGCCAGTTGAGCCGCACCGGCGCGAGATCGCCGTGCCAGCCGACCGCGTCGAGCGGGTTGAACGGATAGGTGACGGTGGTGAAGGCGCCGTTGCGCTTGATGACGACGCGCGTCTCGTGCTCACCTTGCTGCGCGTGGAACGCCTCGTCAATCGCTGGCACGTCGAGCACCGCGGGATCGAAGATGGCGTGGCGGCCGACCAGCCCCTTGTCCGGCAAGCTGTAAGAATCGTTCGTCGCCTCGGCGAGCAGCGCGGTGACTGGGCTGCTCGCCTCGATCCGCCACATCGTGCCGCGCGGCAGCATGATGTAGTCGCCGGCGCGGAAGGCAAGGTGCCCGTAGTCGCAGAATAGATGCCCCTCGCCCTCGTGAACGAAGATCAACTCGTCGCCGTCGCCGTTGCGCGCCAGCGCGTCCATGCGGCCTTCCATGCGCCAGTAACGCAAGCGGACATGCGCGTTGTAAAGCAGCTCGGTCGCCTCCCACGGCGTGTTGGAGAGGTGGTTGATTCTGGTCAGATCGAAGGCGCGCGGCCGCAGATCGCCCTGCCATTGCGTCCAGCCGGTCGGCGGATGGGTGTGATGCATCTGCGTCGCCGGGCCGAAAAAACCATCCTTGCTGATCTCGCGCTCATAGGTGCCAGCCGGCATGTCGGCATGGGCCTGGCGCGACGCGCGGCCTTCGGCGCGCGGGAAGGAAATCCAGTTCTTCATGACTTGATCACTCCTCTGCGGATTTGATCGAGCTCGATCGATTCGAACAGTGCCTTGAAGTTGCCCTCGCCGAATCCCTCGTTGCCCTTGCGCTGGATGATCTCGAAGAAGATCGGACCGATCACCGTCGTGGTGAAGATCTGCAGCAGCAGGCCGGCGCCTTCGGTCGGCGCGCCGTCGATGAGGATCTGGCTCTTCTTGAGCCGCGCCAAGTCCTCGCCGTGGCCGGGCAGGCGCGCGGCGATCATCTCGTAGTAGGTCGCCGGGGTCGGCATGAACTTGACCTTGGCCGCGCGCAACCGATCGATGGTCGCGTAGATGTTGTCGGTGCCGAGCGCGATGTGCTGGATGCCCTCCCCTTTGTAAGCGGCGAGATATTCCGCGATCTGCGACTTGTCGTCGGCCGACTCGTTGATCGGGATGCGGATCTTGCCGCACGGGCTGGTCATCGCCCGCGAGCGCAGGCCGGTGACCTTGCCCTCGATGTCGAAGTAGCGGATTTCGCGGAAATTGAACACGCGTTCATAGAATTTCGACCACTGATCCATGCGTCCGCGATGGACGTTGTGCGTCAGATGATCGATATAGCTGAGCCCGGCGCCCTTCGGCTGCGGCTCGACGCCAGGCAGCGGCCGAAAGTCGATGTCGTAGATGCTGCCGACCGACCCGTAGCGATCGACGAGATAGATGAGGCTGCCGCCGATCCCGGCAATTGCCGGAATGTTGAGCTCCATCGGCCCGACCCGCCCCTCGACGGGCATGGCGCCGAGCGACAGGGCGCGGCGGTAGGCGGCTGCGGCGTCCTTGACGCGGAACGCCATGGCGCAGGCCGACGGGCCGTGCACGCGGGCGAAGGACTGGGCGAAGCTGTCGGGCTCGGCATTCACCACGAAGTTGACGTCGCCCTGGCGGTAGAGCAGCACGTTCTTCGAGCGATGCTTCGCCACCGCCGAGAAGCCGAGAGATTCGAACAGCCGGCCGAGCGCGCGCGTATCGGTCGCCGTGTATTCGACGAATTCGAACCCGTCGGTGCCCATCGGGTTGGGACCGATGGCGGCGCGCGCCGCTTTGACCGAGGGCCGCGTCCGCGGCCGGAGCGCTAGTCTACGCGGCACTTTCGCCGCCGGCTTTGCTCTGGCAAGCGCCATGATCTTCGCTCCTTCGCAGCGCAATCATTCGCGCTTCGGACCCCTTGACTGCGGAGTCCTTGACGCGGCGATACGTGTCAGAATAATAGTTACAAATGAAACTAATTGCAACCGGAATCGCCGAATCCGAGGCCGGCCCCGACGAGCCGTTCCGGCTCGAGCGGTTCATTCCTTATCGACTGTCGGTGCTGACGAACCTGCTCAGCCGCGCAATCGGCCGGCTCTACGGCCGCCGCTTCGGCCTCGCCATTCCGGAGTGGCGCGTCATGGCAGTGCTCGCCCGCTTCGCCCCACTTGCGGCGGCCGAGCTTTGCACCCGTACGGCGATGGACAAGGTCCAGGTCAGCCGCGCCGTGGCGCGGCTCAAGGCGGCAGGGTACATCGTGCGCTCGGTCGACACCGCGGATCGGCGGCGCTCGCGGCTGCGGCTATCGTCCTCGGGCCGCGCCGTGCACGACGCCATCGTGCCGATGGCGCGCGCCGCCGAAGCGAAGTTCATCGCCGATCTGGCGCCCGCAGACCGCGCCACGCTGGACCGGCTGCTCGGCCTCCTGCTTGATCGCGCGCAAACGCTCGACGCTGCCGGCAACATTGCCGACAAGACGTAGCCGCGGCTTCCGACCGCGAGGCAACCACCGATCGCTCCGACCGTTAGGTCGGTTACGCATTGACAGACCAGACCATGGCCGTCGACGGCAGACGGCGATGCGGCTCAGATGTAATAGCTCGTGAGCGGCGGGAAGCCGTTGAAGCCGACCGAGGCGTAGGTCGTCGTATAGGCGCCGGCGGCCATGATCTGGATCTTGTCGCCGACCGCGAGGTCGAGCGGGAGCTGATAGCCGGCGGCATCGTACAGCACGTCGACCTCGTCGCAGGTCGGGCCGGCCAGTACGACCGGACCCTTCGGCCCGCCGTCATGCGGCGTCTTGAGGCGATACTGGATCGCCTCGC
This sequence is a window from Pseudomonadota bacterium. Protein-coding genes within it:
- a CDS encoding homogentisate 1,2-dioxygenase, translated to MKNWISFPRAEGRASRQAHADMPAGTYEREISKDGFFGPATQMHHTHPPTGWTQWQGDLRPRAFDLTRINHLSNTPWEATELLYNAHVRLRYWRMEGRMDALARNGDGDELIFVHEGEGHLFCDYGHLAFRAGDYIMLPRGTMWRIEASSPVTALLAEATNDSYSLPDKGLVGRHAIFDPAVLDVPAIDEAFHAQQGEHETRVVIKRNGAFTTVTYPFNPLDAVGWHGDLAPVRLNWRDIRPLMSHRVHLPPSAHTTFLAGRFVVCTFTPRPAESDPGALKLPFFHNNDDYDEAIFYHHGKFMSRDNIHPGMMTLHPCGFTHGPHPKAWALAERAKGGHMLDEVAVMFDTRDSLTIAEMPQGVEWRDYVDSWKARPAAAE
- the hppD gene encoding 4-hydroxyphenylpyruvate dioxygenase, producing MALARAKPAAKVPRRLALRPRTRPSVKAARAAIGPNPMGTDGFEFVEYTATDTRALGRLFESLGFSAVAKHRSKNVLLYRQGDVNFVVNAEPDSFAQSFARVHGPSACAMAFRVKDAAAAYRRALSLGAMPVEGRVGPMELNIPAIAGIGGSLIYLVDRYGSVGSIYDIDFRPLPGVEPQPKGAGLSYIDHLTHNVHRGRMDQWSKFYERVFNFREIRYFDIEGKVTGLRSRAMTSPCGKIRIPINESADDKSQIAEYLAAYKGEGIQHIALGTDNIYATIDRLRAAKVKFMPTPATYYEMIAARLPGHGEDLARLKKSQILIDGAPTEGAGLLLQIFTTTVIGPIFFEIIQRKGNEGFGEGNFKALFESIELDQIRRGVIKS
- a CDS encoding winged helix-turn-helix transcriptional regulator, with amino-acid sequence MKLIATGIAESEAGPDEPFRLERFIPYRLSVLTNLLSRAIGRLYGRRFGLAIPEWRVMAVLARFAPLAAAELCTRTAMDKVQVSRAVARLKAAGYIVRSVDTADRRRSRLRLSSSGRAVHDAIVPMARAAEAKFIADLAPADRATLDRLLGLLLDRAQTLDAAGNIADKT